In a single window of the Anabas testudineus chromosome 17, fAnaTes1.2, whole genome shotgun sequence genome:
- the LOC113171844 gene encoding uncharacterized protein LOC113171844 has protein sequence MEAIVQFKVYLSDAEVSEVAEALVKAHPCLKEPGSVSGFGGWKTSLKYKLGNYRSKLRQVGCPEVTVNSLKHKADDRRSSAYGIKKPKKAEVNYCPPYPTGESAESLEQIRVKLLSEVKIRNNEDKVAEMMGKTFALRRLEVVHDAPMVADFKARWPGLLSVREVNAEFKRITTVQLQSKFFHQLDALSEKLTRVFARKGGVLGKRIKTIMVPMTQVESIDIRRECILRALAVYLNEDPEKLIKDYRSDDLGIEQEMAETVFGIYLIRHEGADPDDDPEDVGITLEGVKVLSGLRNIPLAIVMFFGLVYALNIDYPPDLKYTFEALQKIIMAMEGNRLSKKVQTLKTLLAR, from the exons ATGGAAGCAATTGTCCAGTTCAAAGTGTATCTGTCTGATGCTGAGGTCAGTGAGGTAGCAGAAGCTCTAGTAAAGGCACATCCTTGCTTAAAAGAGCCAGGTTCTGTCAGCGGATTTGGTGGCTGGAAGacaagtttaaaatataaacttgGAAACTACAGATCAAAGCTCAGGCAAGTTGGATGTCCAGAAGTGACTGTGAATTCTCTGAAACACAAAGCTGATGACCGGCGCAGTTCTGCATATGGTATAAAGAAACCTAAAAAGGCCGAAGTGAACTACTGTCCGCCATATCCGACAGGTGAATCAGCTGAGTCTTTAGAACAGATAAGAGTGAAACTCCTCTCTGAAGTGAAAATCAGAAATAATGAAGACAAAGTGGCCGAGATGATGGGCAAGACTTTTGCACTCAGACGTCTGGAGGTAGTCCACGATGCACCCATGGTAGCGGATTTCAAAGCAAGGTGGCCAGGCCTCCTCAGTGTGAGGGAA GTGAATGCAGAATTCAAGAGGATAACCACAGTTCAGCTGCAATCCAAGTTCTTCCATCAACTTGATGCACTGTCTGAAAAACTGACAAGGGTGTTTGCCAGGAAAGGAGGAGTCCTCGGAAAAAGGATAAAGACAATAATGGTCCCAATGACTCAG GTGGAAAGCATTGATATAAGGCGAGAATGCATCCTCAGAGCGTTGGCTGTATACCTCAATGAAGATCCAGAGAAGTTAATCAAAGATTACAGG AGTGATGATCTGGGCATCGAACAGGAAATGGCAGAAACAGTGTTTGGGATATATCTGATTCGACACGAGGGTGCAGACCCTGATGACGACCCTGAGGATGTAGGAATAACTTTGGAGGGAGTCAAGGTACTGAGTGGTTTAAGAAACATCCCACTGGCCATCGTCATGTTTTTTGGACTCGTTTATGCACTGAACATTGATTACCCTCCTGACTTGAAATACACATTTGAAGCTTTGCAGAAAATTATAATGGCAATGGAAGGAAACAGGCTGTCCAAAAAAGTACAAACTCTCAAAACATTGCTGGCGCGTTAA